TGAGCAAAGATTTTATTAAACTGGTACTGATAGCCATTTTGGTGGCAACGCCCTTAGCCTGGCTGGCTATGCACCAATGGCTACAAAGCTTTGCCTACCGCCAAAACATTCAATGGTGGGTAATTGCAGTATCGGCTTTCCTGGCTGTTTTTATAGCTTTCGCCACTATCAGTTTTCAATCCATCAAAGCGGCGTTGAGTAACCCGGTGAAGAGCCTTCGTAGTGAGTAGTGAGTGGGCAGTTGTGAGTTTGCAGTAAGCAGCGGGGAGCTCACTACAAAGTTATGAAGCGATAAGTACCAATGAACTAATGAACCAGTGAACTAATGAACAAATAAAATGATACGTAATTATTTAAAAATAGCCTGGCGAAACCTTTATAAGCAAAAGGTTTTTTCGCTGATCCATATCCTGGGGTTAACCATGGGCATTACGGTGTGCCTCATGATTTTCCTGTATATTATGAATGAGTTTAGTGTAGATAAATTTCATAAGCAGGGCAAAAATATTTACCGGGTAATGCGTGGCTTCGATCCGGCGAAACCGAGGGTTCCATACCTGTCGGGCCCGTATGCGCCGGCGTTGTTGAACGATTATCCGCAGGATATTAAGATGGCAGTGCGGGTATCGCCGCAAAATAACCTGGTATCTTTTGGCGAAAAAGCCTTTAATGAAAAGAAGGTGTATGCCGTAGATGCCGGCTTTTTTAAGCTGTTTACTTTCCCGCTTCTTAAGGGTGATGCCGCCACAGCGCTTGATAATCCCAATAGCGTGGTACTTACCGAGACTACTGCCAAAAAATACTTCGGCTCGGCCGATAATGCCATGGGTAAGGTAGTGCAGTTTGATAAGCAGCTGAACCTGAAAGTTACGGGCGTTGCCAAGGACGTGCCGTCAAACTCGCACCTTGATTTTGATTTGGTGATGCCGATAGCCAATTATACTAAAAATCAGGGTTTTAATGTGTGGATTAATAACGGACTGTTTGTATATGTGCTTTTGAACGAGCATACCAGCAAAACAGCGCTCGAGAGCCGGTTTAAGCAGTTCATGGATAAATATATGGGCAAGGATATGCAAAAATTCGGCGCCAAATTCGACCTGGGTTTAACCCCGCTCAATGACATTTACTTTGAGCAATATTCGGCCTTTGACAATGTTAAGCATGGCGATAAAACGGTAGTATTCATCTTTATATCTATAGCGGCACTTATTATGCTTATTGCCTGTATCAACTTCATGAACCTGGCCACCATAAGGGCGGTTGAGCGTTCAAAAGAGGTTGGTATGCGCAAGGTAATGGGGGCGTTGCGTAACCATTTAATCTGGTAGTTTATTGGCGAGTCGTTGATGCTGGCGCTCATTTCGTGCGCATTGTCAATCGGTTTATTGTTGCTGCTGATGCCTTTTTACAATCAATTGTTAGGCTATTCCTTAACCGTATCATGGAATAGCGCACCTATCTGGCTGTTCCTGTTTGGAGTTATCTTGATAGTGGGCGTTTTAGCGGGAAGTTATCCGGCCATATTTATGTCGGCGTTTTCGCCTATACAGGCATTAAAGGGTAAATTGAAGCTGGGCAAAGGCGGCAGTATTTTCAGGCAGGGATTGGTGGTATTGCAATTCAGCATTTCGGTGATGCTTATTATCGGCACAATTGTTATCGTAAACCAGATGCATTATATCAAAAGCAAATCGTTGGGGTATGATAAAGAACAAACGCTGGTGATCAAGATAGATAACAATGATATTTATGATCACCGCAAAGCCTTTAAGGATGAATTGCAAAATTCGGGTGCTGTATCATCA
The genomic region above belongs to Mucilaginibacter sp. KACC 22773 and contains:
- a CDS encoding ABC transporter permease, with amino-acid sequence MIRNYLKIAWRNLYKQKVFSLIHILGLTMGITVCLMIFLYIMNEFSVDKFHKQGKNIYRVMRGFDPAKPRVPYLSGPYAPALLNDYPQDIKMAVRVSPQNNLVSFGEKAFNEKKVYAVDAGFFKLFTFPLLKGDAATALDNPNSVVLTETTAKKYFGSADNAMGKVVQFDKQLNLKVTGVAKDVPSNSHLDFDLVMPIANYTKNQGFNVWINNGLFVYVLLNEHTSKTALESRFKQFMDKYMGKDMQKFGAKFDLGLTPLNDIYFEQYSAFDNVKHGDKTVVFIFISIAALIMLIACINFMNLATIRAVERSKEVGMRKVMGALRNHLIW